The sequence gtggccacacacacaaaaaaatacggGCTGGCCGTAGTCTGAACGGCAGGCGTGCCGGGGGTGGTGGACGGCACCaatggaggggaaggagagaggagcacGTGAGGCCACCAGCGGGCACGTTGCGGGTAGGGGGGTCAAGCCCCAGTTGGCTATCCGCTGGAACTCGAGTTGTCTCGaggtaaagggggagggggacgaGGTTACTAGTAATTGCTGACAAAATTTTGGGAGTTGCAATCTCGTCTTCTCTTGCAGGAAAGTCTGGAGCTGTCGGAACACGGTCAACCTCGCTTCACGGCGCTGGTATGTGGTCCGCGGCTCACAAGCGTGCCGGCCGCACCGTCAGATCATCAAAAAAAGGGGAGAAGGGCACGTGCCGTGGGGCAGGTCCTGACAGGCGGTTCGCATCGCTGCCGGGGACGGGGGCGTCACAAGGTAAGCGCAAGAAAACGTCAGGTGCAAATAAGGGAGGCAGTACCTTGCCAGGCATCGCCAGTTCCCCAATTCCGCAGTTGTCAGACTTGGGGGAGACGAACGATGCCGAGGCGAGATTGATCACCGTGGTAGTAAAGGGCGTCCAGGTGGCGTTATTGGCAGTAGGCTTAGGCAAGTCAAGCGGAGCGCAAGAGGGCATCAGCAGGGCTGGGGCGACACCAGTAGCAGCAACTCAGGAACTTGTGCAGGGGGCAGTAGGGGTTGAAGGCCCCAGGGTGCAAATAGCGCGGCACCACC comes from Ascaphus truei isolate aAscTru1 chromosome 4, aAscTru1.hap1, whole genome shotgun sequence and encodes:
- the LOC142493757 gene encoding uncharacterized protein LOC142493757, whose protein sequence is MSLQASIMQLLVEAHKHEEGWFERQLQALVHEAGSNQSGSSGRESKQGDSEAWPSSSDEGGPSGGARHAVALHKGKSGAVGTRSTSLHGAGMWSAAHKRAGRTVRSSKKGEKGTCRGAGPDRRFASLPGTGASQGKRKKTSGANKGGSTLPGIASSPIPQLSDLGETNDAEARLITVVVKGVQVALLAVGLGKSSGAQEGISRAGATPVAATQELVQGAVGVEGPRVQIARHHQSVRKRQPR